The proteins below come from a single Serratia ficaria genomic window:
- a CDS encoding nucleobase:cation symporter-2 family protein: MALSQDKGAASCCPEDEKLPLGKTFAYGLQHILTMYGGIIAPPLIIGSAAGLNAPQIGMLVTAALFVSGLATLLQTLGVRGFGSRLPLVQGVSFAGVAAMVTIATGDGGLPAVFGAVIAASVVGLLIAPFFAQIIRFFPPVVTGCVVTAIGLSLMPVAVRWAMGGKAGAADWGSTGNIGLAAFTLAVILLLNKVGSPALKRLSVLLAMVAGCAAAALAGKLSFAALGEGPWLAFPEPFAYGWPTFEPSAILSMLLIVLVLLTETTAGLMAVGEIVGSPVDSRRIANGLRADMLSSALSPVFNSFPQSSFAQNIGLVAISGVKSRFVVSAGGAILVLLGLLPVLGRLVACIPLPVLGGAGVVLFGSVAASGIRTLAKVDYKDNMNLVVVATSIAFGMIPIVMPTFYDRFPHWVRTLLHSGISAACLAALLLNLLFNRVGPAEKNAAEEELS; the protein is encoded by the coding sequence ATGGCTCTGTCTCAGGATAAGGGCGCGGCTTCGTGCTGCCCGGAAGATGAAAAACTGCCGCTGGGAAAAACCTTTGCCTACGGCCTGCAGCATATTTTGACCATGTACGGCGGCATCATCGCGCCGCCGCTGATCATCGGCTCCGCCGCCGGATTGAACGCGCCGCAGATCGGCATGCTGGTGACGGCGGCGCTGTTCGTCAGCGGGCTGGCGACGCTGTTGCAGACCCTGGGCGTGCGCGGCTTCGGCTCGCGGTTGCCCCTGGTGCAGGGCGTTTCCTTCGCCGGGGTGGCGGCCATGGTGACCATAGCGACCGGCGACGGCGGGCTGCCGGCGGTGTTCGGCGCGGTGATCGCCGCTTCGGTGGTCGGCTTGCTGATCGCGCCGTTCTTTGCGCAGATTATCCGCTTCTTTCCCCCGGTGGTGACCGGCTGCGTGGTGACGGCGATTGGCCTGTCGCTGATGCCGGTCGCGGTGCGCTGGGCGATGGGCGGCAAGGCCGGCGCGGCGGACTGGGGATCGACCGGCAATATCGGCCTGGCGGCCTTCACGCTGGCGGTGATTTTGCTGCTGAACAAGGTCGGGTCACCGGCGCTGAAGCGGCTGTCGGTGCTGCTGGCGATGGTGGCCGGCTGCGCGGCGGCGGCACTGGCGGGCAAGCTGAGCTTCGCTGCGCTGGGCGAAGGGCCCTGGCTGGCGTTTCCCGAGCCGTTCGCCTACGGCTGGCCGACCTTCGAGCCCAGCGCCATTCTGTCGATGCTGCTGATCGTGCTGGTATTGCTGACGGAAACCACCGCCGGCCTGATGGCGGTCGGCGAGATCGTCGGTTCGCCGGTGGACTCGCGCCGCATCGCCAACGGCCTGCGCGCCGATATGCTGTCCAGCGCGCTGTCGCCGGTGTTCAATTCGTTTCCGCAGAGCTCGTTCGCGCAGAATATCGGGCTGGTGGCGATCTCCGGCGTGAAGAGCCGCTTCGTGGTCAGCGCCGGCGGCGCGATCCTGGTGTTGCTGGGGCTGTTGCCGGTACTGGGCCGGCTGGTGGCCTGCATTCCGCTGCCGGTGTTGGGCGGCGCCGGCGTGGTGCTGTTTGGCTCGGTGGCCGCCAGCGGCATTCGCACGCTGGCGAAAGTCGATTACAAGGACAACATGAATCTGGTGGTGGTGGCGACGTCCATCGCCTTCGGCATGATCCCGATCGTGATGCCGACGTTCTACGATCGGTTCCCGCACTGGGTGCGCACCCTGCTGCATTCCGGCATCAGCGCGGCCTGCCTGGCGGCGTTGTTGCTGAATCTGCTGTTCAACCGGGTCGGCCCTGCGGAGAAAAACGCGGCGGAAGAGGAGCTTTCCTGA
- the uraD gene encoding 2-oxo-4-hydroxy-4-carboxy-5-ureidoimidazoline decarboxylase gives MKLQRFNRLSAAEAERLLRPCVDIDSWIAALIAARPFSGVDAALATARQAALRWRPEEVAQALAQHPRIGERAQGAGREAAFSRREQSAVNAQDAALQQALLAANRRYEQQFERVFLIRAAGRDGQSILQELERRLHNDPQQEQRETAEQLREITLLRLKELLSDE, from the coding sequence ATGAAGCTGCAACGTTTTAACCGGCTGTCGGCGGCGGAGGCGGAGCGCCTGCTGCGCCCCTGCGTGGACATCGACAGCTGGATCGCGGCGCTGATTGCCGCGCGGCCGTTCAGCGGCGTAGACGCCGCGTTGGCGACGGCGCGCCAGGCCGCCTTGCGCTGGCGGCCGGAAGAGGTGGCCCAGGCGCTGGCGCAGCATCCGCGCATCGGCGAGCGCGCGCAGGGGGCCGGGCGAGAAGCGGCGTTTTCCCGGCGCGAGCAATCGGCGGTAAACGCGCAGGACGCGGCGCTGCAACAGGCGCTGCTGGCGGCCAATCGCCGTTATGAACAGCAGTTTGAACGGGTATTTTTGATCCGCGCCGCCGGCCGCGATGGGCAGAGCATCCTGCAAGAGCTGGAGCGCCGGTTGCATAACGACCCGCAGCAGGAACAGCGTGAAACCGCCGAGCAGCTGCGTGAAATCACCTTGTTGCGTTTGAAGGAGTTATTGAGCGATGAGTAA
- a CDS encoding pyridoxal phosphate-dependent aminotransferase, with product MSTSALIPESKLPALGTTIFTQMSALAQQHQAINLSQGFPDFDGPDYLKERLAWHVAQGANQYAPMTGVAPLREAIAEKTALLYGWQPDANSEVTVTAGATEALFAAISALVRPGDEVICFDPSYDSYAPAVTLAGGTLKRIALQPPAFSVDWRQFAGLLSPRTRLVIVNTPHNPSATAWQAEDLQQLWQAIAEHEIYVLSDEVYEHICFARGGHASVLAHPQLRQRAIAVSSFGKTFHMTGWKVGYCVAPTALSAEVRKVHQYLTFAVNTPAQLALADMLRAEPQHWQRLPAFYRAKRDRFVQALANSRLEILPCEGTYFLLADYGAISDLDDVAFCRWLTEHAGVAAIPLSVFCADPFPHKLIRLCFAKQDDTLDAAAERLCRL from the coding sequence ATGAGCACTTCCGCATTGATTCCCGAAAGCAAACTGCCTGCACTGGGCACCACCATCTTTACCCAGATGAGCGCGCTGGCGCAGCAGCATCAGGCGATCAACCTGTCGCAGGGCTTCCCCGATTTCGATGGCCCGGACTACCTGAAAGAGCGCCTCGCCTGGCACGTCGCCCAGGGCGCCAACCAATATGCGCCGATGACCGGCGTCGCGCCGCTGCGCGAGGCCATCGCCGAGAAAACCGCCCTGCTGTATGGCTGGCAGCCGGACGCCAATAGCGAAGTGACCGTCACCGCCGGCGCGACCGAAGCGCTGTTCGCCGCCATCAGCGCGCTGGTGCGGCCCGGCGACGAGGTGATTTGCTTTGATCCCAGCTACGACAGCTATGCGCCCGCGGTCACGCTGGCCGGCGGTACGCTGAAACGCATCGCCCTGCAGCCGCCGGCCTTTAGCGTCGACTGGCGGCAGTTCGCCGGGCTGCTGTCGCCGCGTACCCGTCTGGTGATCGTCAATACGCCGCACAACCCGTCCGCCACCGCCTGGCAGGCGGAAGATTTGCAGCAGCTGTGGCAGGCCATCGCCGAGCATGAAATCTACGTGCTCAGCGACGAGGTCTACGAGCATATCTGCTTCGCCAGGGGCGGACACGCCAGCGTGCTGGCCCACCCGCAGCTGCGCCAACGGGCGATCGCCGTCTCTTCGTTCGGCAAAACCTTCCACATGACCGGCTGGAAAGTCGGTTACTGCGTGGCGCCGACCGCGCTGAGCGCCGAAGTGCGCAAGGTGCACCAATACCTGACCTTCGCGGTCAATACCCCGGCCCAGCTGGCGCTGGCGGATATGCTGCGCGCCGAACCGCAGCACTGGCAACGGCTGCCGGCGTTCTACCGCGCCAAACGCGACCGCTTTGTGCAGGCGCTGGCGAACAGCCGACTGGAAATTTTGCCCTGCGAAGGTACATACTTCCTGCTGGCGGATTACGGCGCCATCTCCGATCTGGACGATGTGGCGTTCTGCCGTTGGTTAACCGAGCACGCAGGCGTGGCGGCCATTCCGCTGTCGGTCTTCTGTGCCGATCCTTTCCCCCATAAATTGATCCGGCTGTGCTTCGCCAAACAGGACGACACGCTGGATGCAGCTGCGGAGCGGTTATGTCGACTTTAA
- the uraH gene encoding hydroxyisourate hydrolase, with amino-acid sequence MSNISTHILDTSVGKPAANVRVWLERECDGQWLKQAESRTDADGRVRDLTPEGAGAGHYRLHADLGAYFAADGRETLYRTAIIEVAIRDAAQHYHLPLLIGPYSYSTYRGS; translated from the coding sequence ATGAGTAACATCAGCACCCATATTCTGGATACCTCGGTCGGCAAACCTGCGGCCAACGTGCGGGTATGGCTGGAGCGCGAATGCGACGGCCAGTGGCTGAAGCAGGCGGAAAGCCGCACCGACGCCGACGGCCGCGTTCGCGATCTGACGCCGGAGGGCGCCGGCGCCGGGCATTATCGCCTGCATGCCGACCTTGGCGCTTACTTTGCCGCCGACGGGCGAGAAACGCTGTACCGCACGGCGATTATCGAGGTGGCCATCCGCGATGCGGCGCAGCATTACCATTTGCCGTTGCTTATCGGCCCCTATTCGTATTCAACCTACCGGGGCAGCTAA
- the hpxK gene encoding allantoate amidohydrolase produces MTALLTAQEAEQAAARVMARCDALAAISATPGQLTRTYLSPEHRRANLLVGDWMRSIGMEVWQDGVGNICGRYEGQTPGAPALLLGSHLDTVRNAGRYDGMLGVLTALEVVAQLHRRQRRLPVAVEVIGFADEEGTRFSVALLGSRGITGRWPEEWLARTDADGVTVAQALRDFGLDPAAIAQARRAPGDICAYLELHIEQGPCLEAAGLALGVVTAINGARRLNCTFSGEAGHAGTVPMGQRKDALAAAAEWMVAVEGITRAADPHLVATVGCIDSLPGAVNVIPGEVKLTLDVRGPEDGALATLLAQLLRQAQAICARRGLRFASEEFYRIDATACDAGLQRRWHDGVQRVQGRSMALPSGAGHDAIAVAADWPVGMLFVRCDRGISHHPAEAVTPADVALAIQAYCQTVASWENG; encoded by the coding sequence ATGACGGCGCTGTTAACCGCCCAGGAGGCGGAACAGGCGGCGGCGCGGGTGATGGCGCGCTGCGACGCGCTGGCGGCGATCTCGGCCACGCCGGGGCAGCTGACGCGCACCTATCTCTCCCCGGAACATCGGCGCGCCAACCTGCTGGTGGGGGACTGGATGCGCAGCATCGGCATGGAGGTGTGGCAAGACGGCGTCGGCAATATCTGCGGCCGCTATGAGGGCCAGACGCCCGGCGCACCGGCGCTGTTGCTCGGCTCGCATCTGGATACGGTGCGCAACGCCGGGCGTTACGACGGCATGCTCGGCGTACTGACCGCGTTGGAAGTGGTGGCGCAGCTGCACCGCCGGCAGCGCCGTTTGCCGGTGGCGGTCGAGGTGATCGGCTTTGCCGATGAAGAAGGCACGCGTTTCAGCGTGGCCCTGCTGGGCAGCCGCGGCATCACCGGCCGGTGGCCGGAGGAATGGCTGGCGCGCACCGATGCCGACGGCGTTACCGTGGCGCAGGCGCTGCGCGATTTCGGCCTGGATCCGGCGGCCATTGCGCAGGCGCGCCGCGCGCCAGGCGATATCTGCGCCTATCTGGAGCTGCACATCGAACAGGGCCCCTGCCTGGAGGCCGCCGGGCTGGCGCTGGGCGTGGTGACGGCGATCAACGGCGCTCGCCGCCTTAACTGCACCTTCAGCGGCGAGGCCGGCCATGCCGGCACCGTGCCGATGGGGCAGCGCAAAGACGCGCTGGCGGCGGCGGCGGAGTGGATGGTGGCGGTCGAGGGCATCACCCGCGCCGCCGATCCGCATCTGGTGGCGACGGTGGGGTGCATTGACAGCCTGCCGGGAGCGGTCAACGTGATCCCCGGCGAGGTGAAGCTGACGCTCGACGTGCGCGGTCCGGAAGATGGCGCGCTGGCGACGCTGCTGGCGCAGCTGTTGCGGCAGGCGCAGGCGATCTGCGCGCGGCGCGGGCTGCGGTTTGCCAGCGAAGAGTTTTACCGTATCGACGCGACGGCGTGCGACGCCGGGTTGCAGCGGCGCTGGCATGACGGCGTGCAGCGGGTGCAGGGGCGCAGCATGGCGTTGCCGAGCGGCGCCGGGCACGACGCCATCGCCGTGGCGGCGGACTGGCCGGTGGGCATGCTGTTCGTGCGCTGTGACCGCGGCATCAGCCATCACCCGGCGGAAGCCGTCACGCCGGCGGACGTGGCGCTGGCCATTCAGGCCTACTGCCAGACGGTCGCCAGCTGGGAGAACGGCTGA
- a CDS encoding methylthioribulose 1-phosphate dehydratase — MTDNPQLTALLAACHWIGEKGWCPATGGNMSLRLDDEQCLVTESGKDKGSLTAADFLRVDIADNHVPSGRTPSAETGLHTLIYRLYPQIGAVLHTHSVNATVLSRVERSEALVLQGYEMQKSLGGQNSHLDRVAIPIFDNDQDIPRLAARVAAYAETTPLQYGFLVRGHGLYCWGRQVAEARRHLEGLEFLFQCELQRRLLEAK, encoded by the coding sequence ATGACGGATAATCCGCAACTTACAGCACTATTGGCCGCCTGCCACTGGATTGGCGAAAAGGGCTGGTGCCCGGCGACCGGCGGCAACATGTCGCTGCGCCTCGACGATGAGCAGTGCCTGGTCACCGAATCCGGCAAGGACAAGGGCAGCCTGACGGCGGCGGACTTCCTGCGGGTGGATATCGCCGACAACCACGTGCCGAGCGGCCGCACGCCCTCGGCGGAGACCGGTCTGCATACCCTGATTTACCGCCTGTACCCGCAGATTGGCGCGGTGCTGCATACCCATTCGGTCAACGCCACCGTGCTGTCGCGCGTCGAGCGCAGCGAAGCGCTGGTGCTGCAGGGCTATGAGATGCAAAAATCGCTCGGCGGGCAGAACAGCCACCTGGATCGCGTGGCGATCCCTATCTTCGACAACGATCAGGATATTCCGCGGCTGGCGGCGCGCGTGGCGGCCTATGCGGAAACCACGCCGCTGCAGTACGGTTTTCTGGTGCGCGGCCACGGTCTGTACTGCTGGGGCCGCCAGGTGGCGGAAGCCCGCCGTCATCTTGAAGGGCTGGAATTCCTGTTCCAGTGTGAACTGCAACGCCGCTTACTGGAGGCGAAATGA
- a CDS encoding amino acid ABC transporter ATP-binding protein: protein MPLITINQVQKYYGQNHVLKGVDLDIDMGQVISIIGRSGSGKSTLLRCINGLEGYQEGSIKLGGMTITDRDSQAREISRSIGMVFQNFNLFPHMSALENVMLAPRRVLKKSPAECRRLAEEMLNKVGLGERMHYAPANLSGGQQQRVAIARALAMKPKVLLCDEITSALDPELVGEVLKVLEQLAKEGMTLILVTHEMNFAREVGDRVVFMHQGKVWEQGDSRTLFANPQTQELKQFIASVRGLSEA, encoded by the coding sequence ATGCCGCTCATCACAATTAATCAGGTTCAAAAATATTACGGTCAGAACCATGTGCTGAAAGGCGTGGATCTGGATATCGACATGGGGCAGGTGATTTCCATCATCGGCCGCAGCGGATCCGGCAAAAGCACGCTGCTGCGCTGCATCAATGGGCTGGAGGGCTACCAGGAAGGCAGCATCAAGCTGGGCGGCATGACCATCACCGACCGCGATTCGCAGGCGCGTGAAATCAGCCGTTCGATCGGCATGGTGTTCCAAAACTTCAACCTGTTCCCGCACATGAGCGCGCTGGAAAACGTGATGCTGGCGCCGCGCCGGGTGCTGAAAAAAAGCCCGGCCGAATGCCGCCGGCTGGCGGAAGAGATGCTGAACAAGGTCGGGCTGGGGGAGCGCATGCACTATGCGCCGGCCAACCTCTCCGGCGGGCAGCAGCAGCGGGTGGCGATCGCCCGGGCGCTGGCGATGAAGCCTAAGGTGCTGCTGTGCGACGAGATCACCTCGGCGCTGGATCCCGAGCTGGTGGGCGAGGTGCTGAAGGTGCTCGAACAGCTGGCGAAGGAAGGCATGACCCTGATCCTGGTGACCCATGAGATGAACTTCGCCCGCGAGGTGGGCGACCGGGTGGTGTTTATGCACCAGGGCAAAGTGTGGGAGCAGGGCGACAGCCGCACGCTGTTCGCCAACCCGCAAACGCAGGAATTAAAACAGTTTATCGCTTCGGTCCGCGGGCTGTCTGAGGCCTGA
- a CDS encoding 1,2-dihydroxy-3-keto-5-methylthiopentene dioxygenase gives MSGLTIFSDRQPQQPLWQSQDAEAIQQRLAQIGVRFERWQADRELGDNPQPAAVIAAYQHEIDRLVAEKGYQSWDVISMRPDNEQRQALRDKFLSEHTHGEDEVRFFVEGAGLFCLHLDGKIFQILCEKNDLISVPANTRHWFDMGSAPNFTAIRVFDNPEGWVAHFTGDNIADAYPRLD, from the coding sequence ATGAGTGGATTGACCATTTTTAGCGATCGGCAGCCGCAGCAGCCGCTGTGGCAGAGCCAGGATGCGGAGGCTATTCAGCAACGGCTGGCGCAAATCGGCGTGCGTTTCGAGCGCTGGCAGGCGGATCGCGAGCTGGGCGATAACCCGCAACCGGCGGCGGTGATCGCCGCCTATCAGCATGAAATCGACCGGCTGGTGGCGGAAAAAGGCTATCAGAGCTGGGATGTGATCAGCATGCGGCCGGACAACGAACAGCGGCAGGCGTTGCGCGACAAGTTCCTGTCGGAACACACCCACGGCGAAGACGAGGTGCGCTTCTTCGTCGAAGGCGCGGGGCTGTTTTGCCTGCATCTGGACGGCAAGATCTTCCAGATCCTGTGCGAGAAGAACGATCTGATCTCGGTGCCGGCCAACACCCGCCACTGGTTCGATATGGGATCGGCGCCCAACTTCACGGCGATCCGCGTATTCGATAACCCGGAAGGCTGGGTGGCGCATTTCACCGGCGACAACATCGCCGACGCCTACCCGCGTCTCGACTGA
- a CDS encoding pyridoxal-phosphate-dependent aminotransferase family protein, whose translation MLDITQFDQINPPARLLMGPGPINADPRVLRAMSSQLIGQYDPAMTGYMNQVMALYRALFRTENRWTMLVDGTSRSGIEAMLVSAIRPGDKVLVPVFGRFGHLLCEIARRCRAEVHSIEAPWGEVFSADRIEDAIKKVRPRLLLTVQGDTSTTMLQPLEQLGEICRRHGVLFYTDATASFGGNPLETDAWGLDAVSAGLQKCLGGPSGSSPVTLSPQFEEIVRRRKCVEQGIRTADHADGDDEMIYSNYFDLGMIMDYWGPERLNHHTEATSMLFAARECARVILEEGLDNAIARHRLHGAAMLAGIQGMGLEVFGDLDHRMNNVLGVVIPPQVHGEQVRQMMLNDFAIEIGTSFGPLQGKIWRIGTMGYNARKDCVLQTLTALEAVLNRLGFASQQGEALQAAWNTYDAGSR comes from the coding sequence ATGCTGGATATCACTCAATTCGATCAGATTAACCCCCCCGCCCGTCTGCTGATGGGGCCGGGGCCGATCAACGCCGACCCGCGCGTGCTGCGCGCCATGTCGAGCCAGCTGATCGGCCAGTACGATCCGGCGATGACCGGCTACATGAATCAGGTGATGGCGCTGTACCGCGCGCTGTTCCGCACCGAAAACCGCTGGACGATGCTGGTGGACGGCACCTCGCGCTCCGGCATCGAGGCGATGCTGGTCTCCGCCATTCGCCCCGGCGACAAGGTGCTGGTGCCGGTATTCGGCCGCTTCGGCCACCTGCTGTGCGAAATCGCCCGCCGCTGCCGAGCCGAAGTGCACAGCATCGAGGCGCCGTGGGGAGAAGTGTTCAGCGCCGATCGCATCGAAGACGCCATCAAGAAGGTGCGCCCACGCCTGCTGCTGACGGTGCAGGGCGACACCTCCACCACCATGCTGCAGCCGCTGGAGCAGCTGGGCGAAATCTGCCGTCGGCACGGCGTGCTGTTCTACACCGACGCCACCGCCTCCTTTGGCGGCAACCCGCTGGAAACCGACGCCTGGGGGCTGGATGCGGTGTCCGCCGGCCTGCAAAAATGCCTGGGCGGCCCGTCCGGCAGCTCGCCCGTCACCCTCAGCCCGCAGTTTGAAGAGATCGTGCGCCGCCGCAAATGCGTGGAGCAGGGCATTCGCACCGCCGATCACGCCGACGGCGACGACGAGATGATCTACTCCAACTATTTCGACCTCGGCATGATCATGGATTACTGGGGCCCCGAACGGCTCAATCACCACACCGAAGCCACCAGCATGCTGTTCGCCGCCCGCGAATGCGCGCGGGTGATCCTCGAAGAAGGGCTGGATAACGCCATTGCCCGCCATCGGCTGCACGGCGCGGCGATGCTGGCCGGCATTCAGGGCATGGGGCTGGAGGTGTTCGGCGATCTCGACCACCGCATGAACAACGTGTTGGGGGTGGTGATCCCGCCGCAGGTGCACGGCGAGCAGGTGCGGCAGATGATGCTGAACGACTTCGCCATCGAAATCGGCACCTCGTTCGGCCCGCTGCAGGGCAAGATCTGGCGCATCGGCACCATGGGCTACAACGCGCGCAAAGACTGCGTGCTGCAGACCCTGACCGCGCTGGAGGCGGTATTGAACCGCCTGGGCTTCGCCAGCCAGCAGGGGGAAGCGCTGCAGGCGGCCTGGAATACTTACGACGCCGGGAGCCGCTGA
- the mtnA gene encoding S-methyl-5-thioribose-1-phosphate isomerase: MQALNTTSLTLRDNRLWILDQQALPQEKQWRACDSVEELVEHIHSLRVRGAPLIGLSASLLLALLAERGLPRGELEQALQTLRAARPTAVNLMNNLDRMKQALERPDWAPAMAEEALRLVEEDRRLCDRIADHGAELVPPGSRLLTHCNTGGLATAGIGTAIGVLLRAHQQGKVQQVWVDETRPLLQGGRLTAWELGELGIPYRLICDSMAAGLMAQGQVDAVWVGADRIAANGDVANKIGTYSLAVLARYHRIPFYVAAPHTTHDPHCPNGAAIPIEQRAATEVTGVSGSFGTCQWAPLDAPVYNPAFDVTPAALIDGWVFDSGVITPQQVKDGIFQRALG, encoded by the coding sequence ATGCAAGCGCTTAACACCACCAGTTTGACCCTGCGTGACAACCGACTTTGGATCCTCGATCAGCAAGCCCTGCCGCAGGAAAAGCAGTGGCGCGCCTGCGACAGCGTGGAAGAATTGGTGGAGCATATCCACAGCCTGCGGGTCCGCGGCGCGCCGTTGATTGGCCTGTCCGCCAGTCTGCTGCTGGCGCTGCTGGCGGAGCGCGGGCTGCCGCGCGGCGAGCTGGAGCAGGCGTTGCAAACGCTGCGCGCCGCCCGGCCGACGGCGGTGAACCTGATGAACAATCTGGACCGCATGAAGCAGGCGCTGGAAAGGCCGGACTGGGCGCCGGCGATGGCGGAGGAAGCGCTGCGGCTGGTGGAGGAAGACCGCCGGTTGTGCGATCGCATCGCCGATCACGGCGCAGAGCTGGTACCGCCCGGCAGCCGTCTGCTGACCCATTGCAACACCGGCGGGCTGGCGACCGCCGGCATCGGCACCGCCATCGGCGTGCTGCTGCGCGCCCATCAACAGGGCAAGGTGCAGCAGGTGTGGGTCGATGAAACCCGGCCATTATTGCAGGGCGGCCGCCTGACCGCCTGGGAGCTGGGCGAACTGGGCATCCCCTACCGGCTGATTTGCGATTCGATGGCCGCCGGCCTGATGGCGCAGGGCCAGGTCGACGCCGTGTGGGTCGGCGCGGACCGCATCGCCGCCAACGGCGACGTGGCCAATAAAATCGGCACCTACAGCCTGGCGGTGCTGGCGCGCTATCACCGCATTCCGTTCTACGTCGCCGCCCCGCACACCACCCACGATCCGCACTGCCCGAACGGCGCGGCCATTCCGATCGAGCAACGCGCGGCAACCGAGGTCACCGGCGTGTCCGGCAGCTTCGGCACATGCCAATGGGCGCCGCTCGATGCGCCGGTGTATAACCCGGCCTTCGACGTGACGCCGGCGGCGCTGATCGACGGTTGGGTATTCGACAGCGGCGTGATTACGCCACAGCAGGTCAAGGACGGGATTTTTCAGCGGGCGTTAGGGTAA
- a CDS encoding amidohydrolase, which produces MSTLKITLLQQPLVWRDGAANLRHFDALLAPIAGRDLIVLPEMFTTGFAMDAGESALPEQRVIDWLHGWAVKTHALVGGSVALKTAEGAVNRFLLVEPGGRVHAYDKRHLFRMAGEHLHYQAGKRREIFEWRGWRILPQICYDLRFPVWSRYQQDYDLALYVANWPAPRSRHWQTLLAARAIENQVYVAGCNRVGADGNGLDYSGDSLILSPQGEILADAEAGAAARLDAELSLENLQGYRSAFPAWRDADSFLRHD; this is translated from the coding sequence ATGTCGACTTTAAAAATCACCCTGTTGCAGCAACCGCTGGTCTGGCGCGACGGCGCCGCCAACCTGCGCCATTTCGACGCCCTGCTGGCCCCGATCGCCGGCCGTGACCTGATCGTGCTGCCGGAGATGTTCACCACCGGCTTCGCCATGGACGCCGGCGAAAGCGCGCTGCCTGAACAGCGGGTGATCGACTGGCTGCATGGCTGGGCGGTGAAAACCCACGCGCTGGTAGGCGGCAGCGTGGCGCTGAAAACCGCCGAGGGCGCGGTCAACCGCTTCCTGCTGGTGGAGCCGGGCGGCCGGGTGCATGCCTATGACAAACGCCATCTGTTCCGCATGGCCGGCGAACACCTGCATTATCAGGCCGGTAAACGCCGCGAGATTTTCGAATGGCGCGGCTGGCGCATCCTGCCGCAGATTTGCTACGACCTGCGCTTCCCGGTGTGGTCGCGCTACCAGCAGGATTACGATCTGGCGCTGTACGTCGCCAACTGGCCGGCGCCGCGCAGCAGACACTGGCAAACGCTGCTGGCGGCGCGGGCGATTGAAAATCAGGTCTACGTGGCCGGCTGCAACCGCGTCGGCGCAGACGGCAACGGCCTGGACTACAGCGGCGACAGCCTGATCCTCAGCCCGCAGGGCGAAATCCTGGCCGATGCCGAAGCCGGCGCGGCCGCGCGGCTGGACGCCGAGCTGTCGCTGGAAAACCTGCAGGGCTACCGCAGCGCCTTCCCCGCCTGGCGCGATGCCGACAGCTTCCTGCGCCACGACTGA
- the mtnC gene encoding acireductone synthase: protein MIRAIVTDIEGTTSDIRFVHQVLFPYARARLADFLRQHADDREVAAPLAALRQELGQPEAGIESLTAALYRFMDEDRKSTALKALQGIIWRSGYLSGDFRGHLYPEVAGQLATWQRQGLRLYVYSSGSVEAQKLLFGYSEAGDLQPLFSGYFDTRVGAKRETASYRNIAQAIGLAPDELLFLSDIHQELDAAQAAGWHTCQLIRDQADAQSRHPQVNRFDQIDLGEFAS, encoded by the coding sequence ATGATCCGCGCCATCGTGACCGATATTGAAGGCACTACCAGCGATATCCGCTTTGTGCACCAGGTGCTGTTTCCCTATGCGCGCGCGCGGCTGGCGGATTTTTTGCGCCAACACGCCGATGACCGCGAGGTGGCCGCGCCGCTGGCCGCCCTGCGTCAGGAGCTTGGGCAACCCGAGGCGGGCATCGAATCGCTGACAGCCGCGCTGTACCGCTTTATGGATGAAGATCGCAAGTCCACCGCGCTGAAGGCGCTGCAGGGCATCATCTGGCGCAGCGGCTATCTCAGCGGCGATTTCCGCGGCCATCTGTACCCGGAGGTGGCCGGCCAACTGGCGACCTGGCAGCGGCAGGGGCTGCGGCTGTACGTTTACTCCTCCGGCTCGGTGGAGGCGCAGAAGCTGTTGTTCGGCTACAGCGAAGCCGGCGATCTGCAGCCGTTGTTCAGCGGCTATTTCGACACCCGCGTCGGCGCCAAGCGCGAAACCGCTTCGTACCGCAATATCGCCCAGGCCATCGGCCTGGCGCCCGATGAGCTGCTGTTTTTGTCCGACATTCATCAGGAGCTGGACGCCGCCCAGGCCGCCGGTTGGCATACCTGCCAGCTGATCCGCGATCAGGCGGACGCACAGAGCCGGCACCCGCAGGTTAACCGTTTTGATCAGATTGATTTAGGGGAGTTTGCCTCATGA